A genomic window from Populus nigra chromosome 7, ddPopNigr1.1, whole genome shotgun sequence includes:
- the LOC133698971 gene encoding uncharacterized protein LOC133698971 has protein sequence MKDTIRCCISCILPCGALDVIRIVHSNGRVEEISGTVRACEIMKAYPKHILKKPSAPSDDGVVPKIVIVPPDAELQRGKIYFLMPAPPAQESKSSRSSRGSGTRKKRREISNNNRSESNNSTHHGTDSISMTTNLLISDQYLSEILSEKISTQRDRRRGRVGVWRPHLESISEAPYDA, from the coding sequence ATGAAGGACACCATAAGGTGTTGTATCTCTTGCATTCTACCATGCGGAGCTCTTGATGTAATCAGAATAGTACACTCTAATGGTCGTGTAGAAGAGATCAGTGGAACAGTCCGAGCTTGTGAGATCATGAAAGCATATCCAAAACATATCTTGAAAAAGCCATCTGCACCATCTGATGATGGGGTTGTTCCAAAGATTGTTATAGTCCCACCAGATGCAGAGCTACAACGTGGAAAGATTTACTTTTTGATGCCAGCTCCACCAGCACAGGAATCCAAGAGTTCTCGATCATCAAGAGGTTCCGGTacgagaaagaaaagaagagagataaGCAATAATAACAGAAGTGAAAGCAACAACTCGACCCATCACGGTACCGACTCCATTTCAATGACAACAAACCTTCTCATTTCTGATCAGTATTTGAGTGAGATTCTATCGGAAAAGATATCAACCCAGAGAGATCGAAGAAGAGGCCGTGTTGGTGTGTGGAGACCCCATTTAGAAAGCATATCAGAGGCACCATATGATGCATAA